The following are from one region of the Synechococcus sp. CBW1108 genome:
- a CDS encoding pitrilysin family protein codes for MTSQLASWQSTDLSGGLPLVWQRRPGPEIVASRLWIRGGSSADQPGQRGAAQLLAGLMTRGCGDYGAEALADLVEGRGAALRCEASEDSLVLSLKCASSDAEQLLPLLVAMARDPWLSQDQFELERDLNLQNLLRQREDPFQLAHDQLRGQLFGGGPYGHDPLGVEQELAELQRDQLAALVAPLGAGGALLVACGDLPAQLAESFDGALGHFPWTTAAPRYEPGPLAPACGQPIALLEQDTEQLVLLLGVATVPLGDPDALALRVLHAHLGLGMSSRLFMALREERGLAYDVGVHLPARRGATPFIWHLSTSAERAGEATTAVLEEWQRLLETPLSQGELALAKAKYRGQDAMGRQTCSQIADRQALVLGHGLGEHFVSECLDRAERLDAETLMAVAQRHLGSPALSLCGPAQALAAAQQAWQNHPLSRVFS; via the coding sequence ATGACCAGTCAACTTGCCAGCTGGCAGAGCACGGACCTCTCGGGGGGGCTGCCCCTGGTCTGGCAACGCCGGCCCGGTCCGGAAATTGTGGCCAGCCGGCTCTGGATTCGGGGCGGCAGCAGCGCCGATCAGCCGGGGCAGCGGGGAGCGGCCCAGTTGCTGGCAGGGTTGATGACCAGGGGCTGTGGTGACTACGGCGCCGAAGCCCTGGCCGATCTGGTGGAGGGCAGAGGCGCGGCCCTGCGCTGCGAAGCCAGTGAAGACAGCCTGGTGCTGAGCCTCAAATGTGCCAGCAGTGACGCAGAGCAATTGTTGCCCCTTTTGGTGGCGATGGCGCGGGATCCCTGGCTGAGCCAGGACCAATTTGAGCTGGAGAGGGATCTCAACCTGCAGAACCTGCTGCGCCAGCGCGAGGATCCCTTCCAGTTGGCCCACGACCAGCTGCGCGGGCAACTGTTCGGCGGCGGCCCCTACGGCCACGACCCCCTGGGGGTGGAGCAGGAGTTGGCTGAACTGCAGAGGGACCAACTTGCAGCGCTGGTGGCGCCCCTGGGGGCTGGGGGCGCCCTGCTAGTGGCCTGCGGGGATCTGCCCGCCCAGCTAGCCGAGAGCTTCGATGGGGCCCTGGGGCACTTTCCCTGGACCACGGCAGCTCCGCGCTACGAGCCGGGACCGCTGGCCCCCGCCTGCGGCCAGCCCATCGCCCTGCTTGAACAGGACACCGAACAGCTGGTGCTGTTGCTCGGAGTTGCCACCGTGCCCCTGGGCGATCCCGATGCCCTGGCCCTGAGGGTGCTCCATGCCCACCTCGGCCTGGGGATGTCCAGCCGGCTGTTTATGGCCCTACGCGAAGAGCGTGGCCTGGCCTACGACGTGGGCGTTCACCTGCCGGCCCGGCGCGGCGCCACACCTTTCATCTGGCACCTCTCCACCTCTGCTGAGCGGGCGGGGGAAGCCACCACCGCAGTGCTCGAGGAGTGGCAAAGGCTGCTTGAAACGCCACTCAGCCAAGGCGAACTGGCCCTGGCCAAAGCCAAATACCGCGGCCAGGACGCCATGGGGCGCCAGACCTGCAGCCAGATCGCCGATCGCCAGGCCCTGGTGCTCGGCCATGGCCTGGGCGAGCACTTTGTATCCGAGTGCCTGGATCGGGCCGAGCGGCTCGACGCCGAAACCCTGATGGCCGTGGCCCAGCGGCACCTGGGGTCCCCGGCCCTCAGCCTCTGTGGTCCGGCCCAGGCCCTGGCTGCGGCCCAGCAGGCCTGGCAAAACCATCCGCTCAGCCGGGTCTTTAGCTGA
- a CDS encoding pitrilysin family protein, translating into MTSAPTAPQLPGLAEPTELQLANGATLVQLQLADSPLVCLDFWCRAGSIFEKAPESGLAHFLEHMVFKGSQRLGPGEFDLKIEAMGGSSNAATGFDDVHYHVLVPPESAAQALELLLDLVLHPSLEPRAFEMERQVVLEELAQSEDQPDEIALQQLLRLGCPGHAYGEPILGRRELLAAQTPEAMADFHRRLYGANRCVLALCGGADFLQLKEGIGASALAQLGAIDEPPPPPALAVQPGLHRITVPRLESARLLMLWGLPPASDLHGVMGADLLTTVLAEGRRSLLVERLREQLRIVESIDLDLHVMESGSFALLEAICEADELGAVHRAIAQVWAELQEQGLTKPEWLRAQRLVANGYRFGLEAAGGLAGLIGNNRLWGRHQALALPLAEIESWSSQELLDQVVPLLDPSRACVLEAVPA; encoded by the coding sequence TTGACATCGGCCCCGACCGCACCCCAGTTGCCAGGCCTGGCCGAGCCCACTGAGCTCCAGCTGGCCAACGGCGCCACGCTTGTCCAGCTGCAGCTGGCCGATTCTCCCCTGGTGTGTCTCGACTTCTGGTGCCGGGCCGGCAGCATCTTTGAGAAAGCCCCGGAAAGCGGTCTGGCTCACTTTCTCGAGCACATGGTTTTCAAGGGCAGCCAGCGGCTGGGTCCGGGCGAATTTGACCTCAAAATTGAAGCGATGGGCGGCAGCAGCAATGCCGCCACGGGCTTCGATGACGTGCACTACCACGTGCTGGTGCCCCCCGAGTCGGCAGCCCAGGCCCTGGAGCTGCTGCTGGATCTGGTGCTCCATCCCAGCCTCGAACCCCGGGCCTTTGAAATGGAGCGCCAGGTGGTGCTCGAAGAGCTGGCCCAAAGCGAGGACCAGCCCGACGAAATCGCCCTGCAACAGCTGCTGCGGCTGGGCTGTCCGGGCCATGCCTACGGCGAACCGATCCTGGGGCGCCGCGAGCTGCTGGCCGCCCAGACACCCGAGGCCATGGCCGATTTCCACCGGCGTCTCTACGGCGCCAATCGCTGCGTACTGGCCCTCTGTGGGGGCGCCGACTTCCTGCAGCTCAAAGAAGGGATCGGTGCGAGCGCCCTGGCCCAACTGGGCGCGATCGACGAACCGCCGCCGCCACCAGCCCTGGCGGTGCAGCCCGGGCTGCACCGGATCACGGTGCCTAGGCTGGAATCGGCCCGGCTGCTGATGCTCTGGGGCCTGCCCCCCGCCAGCGATCTCCACGGCGTGATGGGAGCAGACCTGCTCACCACCGTGCTGGCCGAGGGGCGGCGCAGCCTGCTGGTGGAGCGGCTGCGGGAGCAGCTGCGCATTGTCGAGAGCATCGATCTGGACCTGCACGTGATGGAGAGCGGCAGCTTCGCCCTGCTGGAGGCGATCTGCGAAGCCGATGAACTCGGCGCCGTGCACCGGGCGATCGCCCAGGTTTGGGCAGAGCTCCAGGAGCAGGGCTTAACCAAGCCGGAGTGGCTGCGGGCCCAGCGCCTGGTGGCCAACGGCTATCGCTTTGGCCTGGAGGCCGCGGGTGGACTGGCCGGCCTGATCGGCAACAACAGGCTTTGGGGGCGGCACCAGGCCCTGGCCCTGCCCTTGGCCGAGATCGAGAGCTGGAGCAGCCAGGAGCTGCTGGACCAGGTGGTGCCCCTGCTGGATCCGAGCCGGGCCTGCGTACTTGAAGCGGTGCCGGCATGA
- a CDS encoding phycocyanobilin:ferredoxin oxidoreductase: MSSAAPSRQDPAIASPGGIHPLVDRLAGLIRQAWLELPELAPLAVNPELEAISGSLDGEALFIRNELRQCRGLRKLHLETARLGSGLQILHCVLFPDPRFDLPIFGADIVAGPAGVSAAIVDLSPVGPALPAGISAALAARPRVGFSQERELPGWGSIFSPFVRFVRPTSPAEETAFLAEVSGLLEVLTAAINSASAEPPQHPATVERWQGQLHYCKQQKQNDKTRRVLEKAFNPAWADRYIEELLFDDPPAP, translated from the coding sequence TTGAGTTCCGCTGCCCCATCCCGTCAGGATCCAGCCATTGCCAGCCCCGGGGGGATCCACCCCCTGGTGGATCGCCTGGCAGGGCTGATCCGCCAGGCCTGGCTGGAACTGCCCGAGTTGGCCCCCCTGGCAGTCAACCCCGAACTTGAGGCCATCAGCGGCAGCCTGGATGGGGAGGCCCTGTTCATCCGCAATGAATTGCGCCAGTGCCGCGGCCTGCGCAAGCTGCACCTGGAGACGGCCCGGCTCGGCTCTGGTTTGCAGATCTTGCACTGCGTACTCTTCCCCGATCCGCGTTTTGATCTGCCCATCTTCGGTGCAGACATCGTGGCTGGCCCGGCCGGAGTTTCCGCCGCCATCGTCGATCTCTCCCCGGTAGGGCCAGCCCTGCCGGCTGGCATCAGCGCCGCCCTCGCCGCCCGGCCCCGGGTTGGCTTCAGCCAGGAGCGAGAACTGCCTGGCTGGGGGTCGATTTTTTCCCCCTTTGTGCGCTTTGTGCGCCCCACCAGCCCGGCGGAGGAAACGGCCTTTCTCGCGGAGGTCTCAGGCCTGCTGGAGGTGTTGACGGCGGCAATCAATTCGGCCAGCGCCGAGCCGCCGCAGCATCCGGCTACGGTTGAGCGATGGCAGGGCCAGCTCCACTATTGCAAGCAGCAGAAACAAAACGACAAAACCCGCAGGGTGCTGGAGAAGGCTTTCAACCCCGCCTGGGCGGACCGCTACATCGAGGAACTGCTCTTCGACGATCCGCCGGCTCCGTGA
- a CDS encoding HlyD family efflux transporter periplasmic adaptor subunit has protein sequence MKRALTAVPSWAWWLGGGVLLLLLVVGITRHQRPAQAPPPAVPVQPGRPEPVAALGRLEPDGDVRVLAAPISGIGSSPRISQLLVEEGDEVRQGQLLASFDSGPSLRAQQGLLAARIGNLDQRLAVQTRDIHRYRSLSRSGAIPSGELDTRETALLALQGERREAWLELQKVYRELELTELRAPIDGTVLKLHARVGERPGDRGVLELGASSRMQALVEVYESDVGRVRPGQPVTLISENGGFQGELQGRVIRISPQVRQRTLLSTDPTGDADARIVEVRVALAPADSQRVRALTGLKVIARLGAGSSPPGR, from the coding sequence GTGAAAAGGGCGCTCACGGCCGTGCCGAGCTGGGCCTGGTGGCTTGGCGGCGGGGTTCTGCTGCTGTTGCTGGTGGTGGGCATCACCCGCCACCAGCGCCCTGCCCAGGCCCCCCCCCCGGCCGTTCCGGTCCAGCCTGGTCGGCCGGAGCCGGTAGCAGCCCTCGGCCGCCTGGAACCCGACGGGGATGTGCGCGTGCTGGCCGCGCCGATCAGTGGCATTGGCAGCAGTCCGCGGATCAGCCAGTTGCTGGTGGAGGAGGGCGATGAGGTGCGCCAGGGCCAGTTGCTGGCCAGTTTTGATTCGGGCCCCAGCCTGCGGGCCCAGCAGGGGTTGCTCGCCGCCCGAATTGGCAATCTCGACCAGCGCCTGGCGGTCCAGACCCGAGACATCCACCGCTATCGCAGCCTGAGCCGCTCCGGGGCCATACCCAGCGGCGAATTGGACACCCGGGAAACGGCCCTGCTCGCCCTCCAGGGGGAGCGCCGGGAGGCCTGGTTGGAACTGCAGAAGGTCTACAGGGAACTCGAGCTCACCGAGCTGCGAGCCCCCATTGACGGCACCGTATTGAAGTTGCATGCCCGGGTGGGGGAGCGTCCTGGGGACAGGGGTGTGCTCGAGCTTGGGGCCAGCAGCCGGATGCAGGCCCTGGTTGAGGTTTACGAAAGCGATGTGGGCCGGGTGCGTCCCGGCCAGCCGGTCACCTTGATCAGCGAAAACGGAGGTTTCCAGGGCGAGCTCCAGGGTCGGGTGATCCGGATCAGCCCCCAGGTGAGGCAACGCACCTTGCTCTCCACCGACCCCACCGGCGACGCGGATGCCCGCATTGTCGAGGTGCGGGTGGCCCTTGCCCCAGCCGATAGCCAGCGGGTGCGCGCCCTGACGGGCCTGAAGGTGATTGCCCGCCTCGGGGCCGGCAGCTCCCCGCCAGGTCGCTGA
- the devC gene encoding ABC transporter permease DevC, which yields MFARLWQGRRIPLAWLLLTRQPMRLLVALAGIAFAGILMFMQLGFRDGLFDASVTIHRLLDADLVLISPRSSSSVSMAGFPRRRLVQAMADPAVVGITPVHWNLLLWRNPENRATRSILTLGFEPADPLFTDPSLARKAKLLQDRGRVLFDELSRPEFGPVAAWFRSGRTVESEISGQRVRVAGLVALGTSFGADGNLLTSHETYLRLLPNTPPGSIEVGLIRLAPGSDPAEVAARLKQRLPADVTVLTKDGFIAFEQDYWRSSTSIGFIFTLGAAMGFVVGCVIVYQILYSDVSDHLPEYATLMAMGYRLTSLLGVVAREGLLLATFGYLPAYAAGQGLYLVVRNATQLPVTMDTTRAMTVFIMILVMCMGSALLAMRKLADADPAEIF from the coding sequence ATGTTTGCCCGCCTGTGGCAGGGCCGCCGCATCCCCTTGGCCTGGTTGTTGCTCACCCGTCAGCCGATGCGCCTGCTGGTGGCCCTGGCCGGCATTGCCTTTGCCGGCATTTTGATGTTCATGCAGCTGGGCTTCCGCGATGGCCTCTTCGATGCCAGCGTGACGATCCATCGCCTGCTCGATGCCGATCTGGTGCTGATCAGCCCCCGCTCCAGCAGCTCGGTGAGCATGGCGGGGTTCCCCCGGCGCCGGCTGGTGCAGGCCATGGCCGATCCCGCCGTGGTCGGCATCACGCCGGTGCATTGGAACCTGCTGCTCTGGCGCAATCCTGAAAACCGCGCCACCCGTTCAATCCTCACCCTGGGCTTTGAGCCAGCCGACCCCCTGTTCACCGATCCTTCCCTGGCCCGCAAGGCGAAGTTGCTGCAAGACCGGGGCCGGGTGCTGTTCGACGAGCTCTCCCGGCCCGAATTCGGGCCGGTGGCCGCTTGGTTCCGCTCCGGCCGCACCGTGGAAAGTGAAATCAGTGGTCAGCGGGTGCGGGTGGCGGGCCTGGTGGCGCTTGGCACCTCCTTCGGCGCCGACGGCAACCTGCTCACCAGCCACGAAACCTACCTGCGCCTGTTGCCCAACACCCCGCCCGGCAGCATTGAGGTGGGCCTTATCCGGCTTGCGCCCGGCTCAGATCCGGCTGAAGTGGCGGCTCGGCTCAAACAGCGGCTGCCCGCCGACGTCACCGTGCTCACCAAGGACGGCTTCATCGCCTTTGAGCAGGATTACTGGCGTTCCAGTACCTCGATCGGCTTCATCTTCACCCTCGGCGCCGCCATGGGCTTTGTGGTGGGCTGCGTGATCGTCTACCAGATCCTCTACTCCGATGTGAGTGATCACCTGCCCGAATACGCCACCTTGATGGCCATGGGCTACCGGCTGACCAGCCTGCTTGGGGTGGTGGCCCGCGAGGGCCTGCTGCTGGCCACCTTCGGCTACCTGCCGGCCTACGCGGCCGGTCAGGGGCTGTATCTCGTGGTGCGCAATGCCACCCAGCTGCCGGTGACGATGGACACCACCAGGGCCATGACCGTTTTCATCATGATCCTGGTGATGTGTATGGGTTCGGCCCTGCTGGCCATGCGCAAGCTGGCCGATGCGGATCCGGCGGAGATCTTCTGA
- a CDS encoding ATP-binding cassette domain-containing protein, translated as MAPMVRLCALKHHFGSGAMRRQVLIDISLSVEAGEVVLLTGPSGCGKTTLLTLIGALRQVQEGSVQVFGEELRGASAAARLRLRRRIGMIIQGHNLLRCLSAEQNVQMGADLLEGLSYRARRDRSREWLRAVGLQDHLGKLPHDLSGGQKQRVAIARALAARPELLLADEPTASLDSRTGREVVELLKGLAKDQGCGVLMVTHDPRILDVADRLVQMEDGRLSQGAYAID; from the coding sequence ATGGCACCGATGGTGCGCCTCTGCGCTCTCAAGCATCACTTCGGCAGCGGCGCCATGCGTCGCCAGGTGCTCATTGATATCAGTCTCAGTGTGGAGGCCGGTGAGGTGGTGCTGCTGACGGGCCCCTCCGGCTGCGGCAAGACCACCCTGCTGACCTTGATCGGTGCCCTGCGCCAGGTTCAGGAGGGTTCGGTGCAGGTGTTCGGCGAGGAGTTGCGGGGCGCCAGCGCTGCCGCCAGGCTGCGCCTGCGCCGCCGGATCGGCATGATCATCCAGGGGCACAACCTGCTGCGCTGCCTCAGTGCCGAGCAGAACGTGCAGATGGGCGCCGACCTGCTTGAGGGCCTCAGCTATCGGGCCCGGCGCGACCGCTCCCGCGAATGGCTGCGCGCCGTCGGCCTCCAGGACCACCTGGGCAAATTGCCCCATGACCTCTCCGGAGGCCAGAAGCAGCGGGTGGCCATAGCCCGGGCCCTGGCGGCCAGGCCCGAACTGCTGCTGGCGGATGAACCGACTGCCTCGCTCGATTCCCGCACCGGCCGTGAGGTGGTGGAGCTGCTTAAGGGACTGGCCAAGGACCAGGGCTGCGGCGTGCTGATGGTCACCCACGATCCCCGCATTCTCGATGTGGCCGACCGCCTGGTGCAGATGGAGGATGGCCGACTCAGCCAGGGGGCCTATGCGATTGATTAG